GAACCACATGATGGCAGAGACTCAGCAGCAGAAGTAATCAGCAGCTGTGGTGTTCTTGGCAGTGATACAGCAGCCCTGTTGGTCCAGCTTAGTGCTGAGGCTTGTATGACTGAAGGGAATGCCACCGAGACTCTCAATGTTAATGATGAACATTGTGAAAATGATTCCACATGTGGGAACAATGTTGAACTTAAACCAGAACCGAACATTATTGAATTGTCTCCAATTGTGCCGTCAAAAGATAAAGCAAAACAGGTTAAAACTATTGCACGAAATTGTAGGAAGAAGCAGCAACATGAGACAAAGCAATCAGAAtcggaggagaaagaaaaagagagctcCTTGTGTGACGTTAGTATGGATGTCAATGTGGATGAGAGCTCTCAGTTAAACAACAGCACAGTCACAATCTCCTTTGAGGAGTTTGTGCGGAGTCAGAGCCAGGACCAGGATGACGAGGACATGGATGATGCACAGGGCACAGATGATGAAGGTAAAACCACAACAGAGGCAAAAGAAATGGACTCTGAGCAGTTGGCCAGCCCTAAAGCTGAAGAAAATGTAGGTTCTTGGGAGCCAATTCTCCAAGTCTCACCCCGAACTGTCACTATCCAGGCTGAAGTGCATGTATCACCCAAACAGGAAGCAGCTAAAGCAGTGGGGAAGTTAGCCTCCATCTTCAACAGGAGAAAAGGGGTTATGAGCCCTGCAGAAGTAGTATCGTCTCCTCATATAGAGGCTGGACACCAACTTCCTTCTACCTCTTTTCCTCTCAAGCGTAAGTCCAATGTGGTTCTTCAAGAGGAAGATCTAGAGCTGGCTGTGCTCGAGAGTGAATCCATGCCCAAGTGCAGTGAATCAGAGAGGAAGCAGTTCATGGCTGCCTTCAAACAGCCTGGTCTGGATGGGTCCAAAACCAAATCTGGTAAGAGCCAGGGCAGGCAGAAGCAACCTGGAGAGAAGGATTTGGATGAGGCAGCCAAAGTCGCTGAAGAGGACACTGCAATTCCACCCTCCATTGACGAAGTCCCCGCTGCCTCTCAGGAAAACAAAGTAGCTAAAAAGCAACCAGCAAGAAAAGGCAGGAAGAAATCTAACAAAGACAAGGAGGCAGTCACCACcccagctgctgcagtggcTGCTGCAGCCGGAGAAGAAGCAGTGGCCCCGATTGTTGAGGCTGATGATAAAAGAGAGGAGCCTCTCATCACCTCAACGCCCACCATCCCAGCAGTGAGGAGGTCCAGAAGAGAGGCTGTTGTCAGGCAAATGCCTGAGGCCACTGCAGCAACTCCTGTCAGAAAAACCAGGAAACACAACAAGTCCAAtgatgcagctgctgctgatttaCCTAATGACAAGCCTGCGAAGGAAAAGATACGCAAGACCAAACACGGAGTATTTGTAGCAGAGATGGTGTGCCCACCTGACACAAAACAAAGTCCAATCAGGTGACACATGCATACAGTTTAATGATGATTTAATATATGATGCTTTTATAGATTACCCACATTAATGCAATGAAATACAACAGTTCTGCAATAGATTCTAACTTCATTTCACCTCAACACCACGATCTACATTCTCCAAAATGATCATAAAGCTAAATCAACACATCTCTTAAGTGGTCATTATAACTGATCATCATAACTGTTATGATggtaggatttattgcagaACTGTTGGATTTAATTGCAGTCACAATGAAATACAACAGCATTTTAGCCATGTGCACCAAACAAACTGGCAACGTGGAGtatatgcatgtctgtgttgtaTTTAAGGCCGCCCATAATATTTACGTTCTAATTAAATGCTTTCTTTTCCATAAGGATTAAATTTACTAGAGTTCATAAAAATGTCTCCATGACCAAGGCTGAAAGTGgaagtgaaataaacacatctTTGGCTACTAAAGTAAGTATGACTTGATAAGGAACACCTAGTAAAGTAATTATGATACGTGGGTTGAGGATGAtgaaattctgtttttatcttctcCAGACTTCACATGACTCTAAAAAAAGGAAGCAGGCAAAGAAGTTGGTGGAGAAAGCCAGAGTGATCCAGCAGAGCAAAAAAGGTGCTGTGGAGGGGGGCACCTTAAGGCGTTCCTCACGAGCTGAGGCCTCCACCAAGAAGAGCTACTGCGAAGATGAGGTACTGTGAAAGGCCAGCAAAACATGAATCACAGATTTGTGGAGGAACAGTTTTTCTGAACTGAACAGGGGGCTTTTTGGGGCCTCACAATTTCTCACCATGTGGTTTATTTTGTCAGGACTCTGTCATCTGCATGGAGGACGACCAGACAGACCCCGAAAAAAGTAAAACCCAGAAGTCTTTGCGAAGTCTAAATGATGTTCTGGGAAAAAACAAGGCCGTCCCAGGTAGTCTTCACCAATCTAAATTGCCATTTACTGTCAAGCATTTTGTTGAATTCACACctaatgctgttttttctttcccacaGGCTCCAAAGTGGCCTCGCTGGGCCAAGAGAAGTCTGCTCGGAAGGTGTCCATCTTTGATGAGAGCAGCCATGAGAGCAACCATCCTCACGATGATGAGCAGTTCAGGGCGCGCAGAGAGTTCCTGAAGAGTGGCCTACCTGAGTCCTTTAGGAAACAGATAGCCAAGACCGCTGCCACCAAGGAGGCATACTCGCTGTCCTGTTCCTCATTTCAACCAGCTGTACACGTGAAGCAACCACCAAACGGTAGGCTGTTCCTTCATAGAAATACACATGTTGTCATTtgacagtggtggaaagtaccTACAACACAGTACAATTTCGAACGATAACTCGATAACTTGAGTTAGTAGTTACTTTGTAGATTCAGATTAATAACACTAACTATAATAATCACATTGATTATGATATGGTAATCAGAATAAaataagactttattgatcccaggtTGAAATCTCACAAGCTTCCCAGCAGTTTGTAAAGAAATTAACATTCAGCCCATCATTACCTGATACAACATTGTAGTTTTGTACATGGTAAAGCACCATAATTGTAATTAATAATACAATAAGACgacattattctgaaatgggccattgtgcataatgagtacttttacttttggggCTTAGAGTAGAGTTTGATGCTAATACTTAATACATACTATAAAAATTGGAGTgcctgatttttctttttattgttgttgtgaaggaGTGGTAAGTACAGATGAATCAAAATGGACAAGAGCCCAGTAaaacttgtttctgctgtgttttgacaGACTGCCCTCTTTGGAGTCTGCTGTGGCCTGAGTCTTCGTTACTGTGTCATCTGAAAGAACTTTGGTGCCAAACAACAAACCCTCTTCCATCTGTCAGTGACTCTCTTTGTGTGAAGACACAACCAGCCCATAGAGCCGTTTGTGAACAGGTATGTTATAACGACCTGTTTCTCTTAGCACCTGCCCATAAATGTGCGAGGTCGAATCCTGATAAAGGAACATTGACTTTAGTTTCAAACATTATACAAACATTTGTGTCTATCTGGAATTAAAACGTTGCATAAatggaaaacataaaaacacacatttaaagcctatttctgtttgttttattctgtgtgttgGGGTTGTGAGTTTTCTGGTAGTGTGGAGTGATTATACCTTGTATAAATAATCAGAAAACATTGATATTATGATGttaaaaggacatttttcactCCAGGGCCACAGTGGGGTGTAACAACAAGCACAATATTTATTAAAAGTATGTTTTTCTTCTGAAGTGTTCTGGCTGGAAGCCAGAGGTTTCTGAAAGTGTTCGTCGCCTTCTAATGGAGGAGGTCGGCACCTCAAACCCTCCCTTCCCCGCTCAGATGTTCATCACTCGCCTCCTGAAGAGACACTCTGACCACCAGCAGCAGTGCTCAGCCTCAGGTCAGTCTGACGGGCACTCATGCAATGAATCAAAAGTCAATGTGTAGTATTGCAAAGCATCAGGTTAAGTTTTATTTAGGCTCTTATTAAGCTTGATTTCCTTACACTTCACTTCAATCAATACAATATTTACCCTGTATCTGTTTACTATCATctacatgaaaaaaaattcaagtttCCATTTTCCCTCAAAGGACACATACTGGGGCAGtattttaacaatttaaaaGTAACTGCAAGCATAAAATcacaattatatttttttcttgagattgattgattgatattttaGCAGGCAGTTGAGTATATTGACAAATGACATGTGCACCTAATCAAAATTCTTCCTTTGCATGTTACTGAACAGAACCAGAGGCTGTAACCACAGTCACAAGCACCACACAGTCAGCTGAGCCAgtaggagggaagaggaagaggatagATGATGAAGGGGAAATGACAGTGAAAGTGGCTAAAAAGCAACGAGCCAACTCTTCAGAGGAGAAAACGTCCTCACCTGAGCCCGAGCCAACAAAAAGGGGAGGCCGTACGAGACGAGCGCAGAGATCCAGGCCAGATGAGGGGCTGAATGCGAAAGCCAAGCCTTCAGTTAAAGCTGCTCCCATCCCATCTGAGGATGACTCTGTGATCGTGCTTGATGACTTGCTTATGGGAGAGAACACTGTAAAAAAAGGTGAGGTTACACATTTGGTGGTCTGTATCATCCAGTTTTTAACATAACATAGCTAAGGAAATTAGCTCCCTGATTGTTACTACTACTTTTTAAACTTACCCTACATTATTTGCTTTTCTTGGAAACATGTCATTATCTAAACCATGGCTGAATGGGTAGTTTGTGCTTGGAGTAAAGTACTAACAATAGAGCTGCTGCCATTGACTCCCTCATCAACAAGATATtcttttattagtcccacgagAGGGACaattacaatgtcacagcagacaggaggagatataaaaaatatgtacagctaCGGTAGAGGaggtataaaaatagaaacaatatagtaTACATAGGGggaatttaaaaaaggaaggGAGATATTACAAAGTATTGTGAAGTGAGAGATCATTTGTGCTCATCGTTGATAAATTTGCTGAAATCATCCAGTTGGTGCCTGTAAGTTGTTTTTTAAAGGGATAagataaattacaaaatatttaaagggacagttagGTCTTATATAATATAGTTTAggtctttttttattcaaaggGATACTTTGCAGATTTTGACTGACTTTGTATCATTACATGCTAATTTGCAATGTTTAACTGTCCGTGTTTGGCTTTACCAGGCGAACATGGTCAGAGGGGAGATGAAAATCATCACTGAAAGCTTCACACTCAGTctttagttgttttgtttttttttcttcagatgtGGTGAAGGAGGACGTGTTATGGACAGAGAAATATCAGCCACAGCACTCCAGCGACATTGTAGGCAACGCTGCCTCAGTGAGGAGGCtgcacaggtaaaaaaaaactgcttttatttcacTACACCTGTTTAAAAACAAGCTATTGTATTTGCTTTATACTCTTATCTCTTGAATTTTATCAGCCCATTATGCAAATTTGCTTAATGTAAGCTTGGGCGCACCACTGACATTATATCAGGATCATGGGTggcaaatatttcatgtttcttattttctacAGCTGGCTAAAGGAATGGAAACTTCGTGCTGAccgagaagagagaaaaaagcagaaagacaAGAATCAAGAGGAGGGCAGCAATGGTGGGAGATTAAGTTTCTCTGCACAACTATTTCTGTCAGCTTGGTGTATGTTTGCTCTGATTGCATGATGGGTCTTTGTGTCCAGACTCAGACTGGGACTGTGGAGAAGAGGACTCCAAAGATGGAGAGGACATGTTTTGCAATACTATGGTTATCACAGGACCCACTGGAGTCGGAAAGACTGCTGCAGTCTACGCTTGTGCCCAGGAGCTGGGCTTCAAGGTACAAAAGCTTCCATGTACATAACAGTGACACTTGTGTATGATTTTAGCATCCTCATTTCCTCACTTCCCTCTGGTCTCCCAAGGTATTTGAGGTGAATGCTTCATCTCAGCGGAGTGGCCGTCTGATTCTGTCCCAGCTGAAGGAAGCCACTCAGTCACACCAGGTAGACAGTCAGGGGGTCGGCGCCCACAAACCCACCTACTTCAACAGTTACGGCACAAGCAGCAGCGCTGGCACTCTCAGACCTGGATCCTCTCCCAGTATGTACATAGCTGACATTAACGGCACTGTTTCTGCTGAGTTTCTGGCTTGTGAGAGGATCTGTTTTATCCAGATTTTGTTTCTGGTTTGACGTGTCTGCAGTTGGAATATTACAAGATGAACAAAAACtgttattgattgattgttttcttcatctcccAGGAAAGGTTAACTCTCCTCGAAGGGTGGTTTCCTCCCCTAGGAAACATCCCCAGTCCCCTAGAGGTGCTAAGAGAGGAGGCTTGGCTCCCACCTCTTTAGCAAACTTCTTCAAAATGGGTCAACCCACCAACAAAGAGATGCCCAACACTAAGAGGAATGAACAAACAGGTAGATATACCTTCAATATGCCAATGTTGAAATATTGCTAATTATCTACCCATATGGTGACATAACCTTGATCAAAAGTTCTTATCAGGACTTTAACTTtaagtattttgcttttttgtttttgtttttgtcttcatacAGCTGCTCCCAAAAAAGTCATAAAATCAAATGAGGGAGTCAACAAACAGAAAGAGCCTGCAATAAAATCCCCACCAGCTTCCACCCctaaagagaaaaacactgaagagCAGAGCAAGAAGACGGCTACCTCGCTCATCCTGTTTGAAGAAGTGGATGTTATTTTTGACGATGACTCAGGGTTTCTAGCTGCCATCAAGACATTTATGACCACTACAAAGAGGCCTGTCATCCTCACCACCAGCGGTGAGTGCAGGGAGAGAGGTCAAAGGCAATGTTTGATTGAATATAGTCTTATTATTATGTTCTGTGTATCATTTCTGTGTCTGGTCTTTGTAGATTCTGCTTTCAGCACCATGTTTGATGGCAACTTTGAAGAGATCCTTTTTAAAACGCCCTCAGTGGTGAGTGGATGATTTCTtcaaacataaatatttcactGTATTATTGAGTGAATGGGTTGTTCAATGTGGACTGATCCTCTGATGCTTATCAAGTGGGAAAGAAGAATGACCATCTGCGCATCAGTCAGTGTTACAGTTTTCCTTCTCCGTGCTACAGTTGGATGCGAGCAGCTTCCTGCGGCTGGTGTGTCTGGCAGAGGACGTGAGGACAGACCCCTGGGACATCGGCTCTCTGCTCAGACTCAACGGCTGTGACATCAGGCAGAGTttactgcagctgcagctctggacTCGCAGCGGAGCAGGCTGCCGCTTAACCAAGCCTTTGATGCACGTTGGAAAAAATGGTAAGGAGATGAGCTGGAGTTGGAATAATGTTGATaacttgtttttgcttttttatgtttttgaatattttatggaTTCTAGTGACATGTTTTAATGCAATCTTTGAAGGATAACATCGAACCTTTTCTGTAATTCTGTAAGTCTCTTGTGTCATTTGTTGAAGAAAAAGTGCAACACAAAAGTATTATTACTATAACTTTATTATAGTATTATTACTTTTAACCTTAGAAGTATTTCCCCTTCATTTGTGTTCAAAAGCTGCTGAACCAGAGACTGAAGAGGCAGCAGACATATCTGCTGTGACTGTCCCGTCCACTCTGCCTCCCTGCGACACCGGCTGTGCTGAGAGCATGCTGGGCCTGAATACTCAACCTGAGAAAGACATCTGGGAGCTGCTCAGGGTAAACTCTTCATTTAACACATATAGTGGCATGAAACTTATGATTTACttaatgtgattatttttagttttttccctttgttgtcTCATGTTTCCTGATTCGTGGCTGGTTATGTGTTGTCAACAGAGCCAGAGCGCGGTGGAGGAGGCGTTATGCTGGCAGCTGCTGGCAAACGGCAGGCGACGAGGAGTTGACCTGCTCTATTCCAACATGGAGAAACTCTTACCTCTGCCACTCAAACAGCTGACTACCTCTACCTACAAACCAGAGCAGTCTGTCTCTGCATCACAAGACCCTCCTTCTGTTAATCCAAAAGAACAGCTGtcctcctgcctgcagtctgacacaCTGCCATCCCATGCCAGGTTACTGCACACGGCGGAGACGGCGGATTGCTTGGACGATGGCAGTCCTGTTAAAATGTCCAACAGaatgaggaagaacaagaggcgccactgtctgtctgaccagGATGGGCTGCACTCAGACTCGGACTCAGAAGacagttttctgtctctctgcaagCCGCAGGGCGCGCCTCaggcaaaggaggaagtcaaaGAGACCTTTCCGATGACTGTGAGGAGGAAGCCACTGACTCCTGAGGAGAGATTAAAAAGTCTCCCAGTCTCTCAGTGTCTGGAATCAATAGCTGACTTTTTAGACAACATGTCGTACATGGACTCCTCCTTGCTGGTTCAGTCAGAGGGGAGTGACAGTCAGAGAGGAATGTCACCAGCTGGTGCAGTGGTGAAGGACGGGATGACTGATGAGTCGAGGGTTGAGATCGATGGAGAGAGCTGGTTGAGAGGAGAGCTTGCATTGGAGATCCCGACTGCTGTTGAGGCGTTGAGCTTCCACAAGTGTCGGGTTTCAGTAGCGGAGGCCTGGGACAAAGCCCAACAGCTGGAGGGGGAGGTGGGAAAGGAGGCTGCAGCAGAACTCACCCTCCCTGTGGCCGCTCACTGTGAAGGATACAGCTTCACCCAGGACGGCCCCTGTCAACCACAGTGAGTCTTACTACTCTCTTACACTTTGCCACCTTTTGTACAACATGTACTTCCTGCACTGTGACCCAGTAAGAATGATACTGGTCACAGAACAAAAATTCTAACTCAGACCAGTTCAAAGACAGTAACGTGTATCCATGTTCCAGGCTGGTGCAGCGGAGGAGAGAGGTGATGGAGAGTCTGATGTTCAGAGGAGTGGTTGGTACTCTGGGCAACAGATCTGCAGCTGCTCTGGACTACCTGCCAGCCGTACGCACCATCTGCAGATCAGAGCTGCTCAAGGAGCAGGGCAAGGTTAAACGAAGGTGAGTATGCTGAAACCGTAGTTTTTCAGCACCATGAGGATTTGGGTTCAACTGGACAGGATGTGTTCAGTTGCATCTCTTAACCGTGGCTAACTCGTATAAAGATGTAggctttggttttatttgacGCCAAGCATGTGTAACTGAGAGGCTACATATACATGTGAAAGTGTACGCTGAACTGTAAGTGTTTGTAAGacagtagtgtgtgtgcatgcaactCATATCTGTTTAAATGGGTCCACAAAAAaactcttttcttccctctcctccaggttTCTGCACTACTTGGACGCAATCCACCTGGGTCTTGAAAGGAGCACTCTGCAGCACCTTGCTGAGGACTTCCCCTAAACCAGAGAGGAGATCACACGTGTCGTcatggtctcacacacactttcacacaacATAACGCAGTGCTGCCCTCTGTCTCTTAATGATCCAGACCTCAGCATGAGATGAAGTGGCTagcttgcgtgtgtgtgtatgtgtgtgtacatgaagGTCTCTGAAGTTTCCACAATTACTACTAAGATGGAAATGACTGAGTACAGAAAAGGTGTTCTCACCTGCAGCTAAATAAcctcaaatgtttgtgtgtctgattcGGCACATCTTTTGGTGCTTTCAAAGAAATGCACTGAagaatttttttaatctttatatGATTTTTGTAATATAAAGCTGCGcgggagtgtgtgttttttgtacaGTAGTGTTTTATACTTTGAAGCCTCATTTATCGATTCACTTTTCATTTGCAAAGTGTTTTTATCTAGTAGAAATTGGTTTTGAGGAGCAGTTATGTATCATTAATGATGTGTAAGTGATAACATGTAAAATAGAATTTGCTTCTGTATTTGTAAAGGCTGTGTCATTCTCCACTCAAGGTGCTTTTGATGTACTTGATTCTACTGAAGTTCAGAAAAGCCAGATTGTATTTTAAGCACTAAACTTCACCTtcacatccatcacagtgatttattttatgttttttttttaatgttttttttttcccagcctTAAATATGTACACATTATTCACAGTGGGTTTTGTTGCGACCAAATAAAGGTTTATCActaccaaataaataaaatgtctcaCCATGTATGTGCTTTATCCTGATCTCAGTGTGGCTGACAGCTTACAGAACATAAAATGGTGGTTGCTTCCAATAGTGCGTAAAGCTTGTAAAAACCTTTTGGCGCAGCTCAGTGGGCAGACTGGTTCTCAGAGGCACGAATGAATGCCTCATCAGCGTTTATATGTGGAAGGAGAGCGCTGTGCACAGAGGTAGgctgtcaaaaaacaaaaaaaaagaaaagcaaccgCGAGTGACAATAGCACCACTCATTGTCACCGACTGTGCCGCTGGACGCGCGCCAGAGGAGGCGGGTCCGCGTTGTGACATTCAAAACTGCCGCAAGTTCCAGTTTTTAAcatggacttttttttcttttctttttgtcagttGTATTTCGACACGTGTGAGGCTATGCGACCACCATGTTTGACTCCGACAGCGGGATTTGTCGCCGTCCTGTGAGAAGAAACCCCGACTTTGTACTGAAATGGCAAACCGAGAGCGAAACAATAAGATCTTACTGGAACTGGTGAAGCTGCCGGTCAACAGCGTGTGCGCCGACTGCGGCGCGCCTGGTGAGCTAAATGTCACTGCTGGGTTAGATAGCCAGGTTTACTTTCTCCTCTTAATTGGTTAGACTGTTGTAACATCTGGCTGCAGATGAAGAATTGTGTTCATTATAATGTTGTTATGGATTATATGTTGCTATGCATTATATCAGTTAGTTTAATAAATGCGtaaaaattagtttttgttgCCTCATCATGAAGTCTGGAagtaaaaatgtagttttaaattcattgggaggaagagggggtttgtagcccccccacacacacaggataatCTGGTGCAAAATGATGCGTTTGaatccctcctcttcttcacgCCTCAGATCCAGACTGGGCATCTTACAagctgggtgtgtttgtgtgtctgaactGCTCCGGCATCCATCGCAGCCTGTCCAGCCGGGTCAAATCCATAAAGCTGGACTTCTGGGAGGATGAGGTGGTGGAGGTGCGGACTGCTTTGTCATGTTTTACTACTCTGATAAACAATGATCAGTTCCTCAGGTGAAAGGATGAGTTGGCAGTATCCATGCGTAACCTGTATTTGTGTCTTTCTGGGACATTGGAAGTTCATGAAATCCAAAGGCAATGCCGGCGCCCGAGCTTTGTACGAGAAAGTTGTTCCAGCATACTACTACCGGCCTCGGCAAAAGGACTGTGTGTAAGTGTTTTTCCAGGATGTTGACATTGACAGTGACTCAATAATGTCTCCATAATGGAATCATTTTTTGGAGTATTTGTGCTTATGAGCAGTCGGACTGCTGACGGCACAGTGCCACAAAAAAGAAGTGCAACTACTAACTGTAGAAGTGAAATTCTTCTGCTAGATCATCGTCTTATAGCACTACAGTAGCTTATGTTTACTACTTGTCATAGAAGTGTGTTTTGCCTGTCCAGGatcattttttgtgtttgccCTTTAACCACAGCGTCCTCCGAGAGCAGTGGATTCGGGCTAAATATGAAAGGATGGAATTCACAGGAGAAACCAAGTATCCACCGCTTTCATATACCACAGGTGATGGTTTCACTGTTTCCTAACTACTGTAGAGCATACATCTTTATCAGTCTGTTGGTTAAAGCTAATATGAATAATGTGGTTcctcaaacacatgcagaacTATGCAAGAAAAACCTGTTCATTGCCAGGAAGTGAAATCTAGCCAGACTGTCACTCTCAGCAAAACATTCCTCCCTGCGccaaaaaaatattaattctGAGTGAGTTTTGTGTGTACTGAGGCACCTGTGACTCTGCGGTTTCGAATCCAGGTTTCCATGAAGGGATGCTGTggaagaaagggaaagaaaacacacagtttctgAAGAGGAAGTTCGTGCTGTCAGAGAGGGAATTCACGCTGACTTATTACAACAAGGAAAATGTGAGTTGAACTGCACTCTGCGACATCAATGAACAAAGATATTTTGAAATCAATTTAAATGTGGAGTTGATGTATATATTTGATGTGTATAAATTGTTTTTTATCTAATTTTATATTGTGAAACAACCAACAATGAACTACATAAATACATActaggaaaataaaacaaaaaaaaaacacacatgaggaggaagaaaacaaagagaacaaaaaagagaaatgaaaataaatgtaagaaatatacaaatatatgtatgtgtatatttgtgtgtatgtgagtgtgtatacatacacatataaagAAGGGGAATTTAAATATACACacttatatatacacacacagacttctttgaaattaaaaaatggaaaaaagtgaTATTCATATTTCTTCAGGGTTTGTACAAAGtcttgaaagtttggaaaatcCTTGATTTTAAACgacatattttcacatttttggtttcattttctatactccttgaaaagtgcttgatttgaacataatctggtgtttcatctgCACAATCACTCACGTAAACTCTAGAAAGCACTAAATAATCATGACCAAAACATACAATCAAAGTTAATAGGAATGTCTGGAAAAATAAGTGGTGACAATTACATTGATTGCTGTGGGTGTAAAGGAATTCTTTATTTTTCGCAGTTGCAGTTATGGTAACAATCTAGACGTGACGATAAAGGCTTCAAGAGTCTGGAAACGTTTTGGTTTAGAGATCTTGAAAATGCTTGAGAAGTTCTTGCAGTTTATTCTGAAAAAGCTTAAAAGAACCCTGTTTCATGTAACAGCGTGTGTATCGATCTTTCTGCTGTACGTTTTAACAAGCTTTTGAATTTCATTACCTCGTTAAAAGAGCGATTGCAATGTTGAGGGATGGTGACTGTCATCGCGTGGCTGAAATTAGTGCACACACGGCAGCTTGCTAATTAAATGCAGTTGCATCCTCTCTACCAATTCTGAAGTGTGCGTCTATTTATTTGTGATCTAGGAGTCGAAAGGCCCTAAAGCTGTAATCTCCATCAAGGACGTAAACGCCATGTTTCAACCAGAGAAGATTGGTCATCCTCACGGGCTGCAGATCACCTACCAGGACGACAATCACACCAGGAACCTCTATGTTTACCACGAGAGTCCTGAGGTGGGACTGCATGATCATCCAACATATCAATAACACCAAGCCTTACGCTGATTGTCACGCAGTAGCTTTGGTGCTGTGGAGAATTTCAAGGTCTCTTCTTCTACTCTAGGAAATAGTCACATGGTACAACGCCATTCGTGCCGCTCGCTATGCGTACCTGAAGACGGCGTACCCGACTGGAAGTGACGAAGAAGTAGGCATCAAACCTTTTAAAACCTAAATAAACTGACAAAATGTCCTTTCACTAAGTCCTGGATGTCTAAGGTGCTAAAagacattcatattcatattcatagcACATGCAGTGAACTTCATCAGTGAGTCAACAGCAGTAagaactcttttttttatgattta
This genomic window from Pempheris klunzingeri isolate RE-2024b chromosome 17, fPemKlu1.hap1, whole genome shotgun sequence contains:
- the adap2 gene encoding arf-GAP with dual PH domain-containing protein 2, which translates into the protein MANRERNNKILLELVKLPVNSVCADCGAPDPDWASYKLGVFVCLNCSGIHRSLSSRVKSIKLDFWEDEVVEFMKSKGNAGARALYEKVVPAYYYRPRQKDCVVLREQWIRAKYERMEFTGETKYPPLSYTTGFHEGMLWKKGKENTQFLKRKFVLSEREFTLTYYNKENESKGPKAVISIKDVNAMFQPEKIGHPHGLQITYQDDNHTRNLYVYHESPEEIVTWYNAIRAARYAYLKTAYPTGSDEELIPKITRNYLKEGYMEKTGPLQTEPFKKRWFILDSQNRKLFYFKGQLDAEELGVIFIGTENNGYSVKTCVPKHARGNKWKCGVMVQTPERQFVFMCEQEREQREWLDAIRQVLSRPMAPQDYTIEANIKYKR
- the atad5a gene encoding ATPase family AAA domain-containing protein 5, coding for MAGVVAMASVIEDFDTQPCKKSRKDGGSPVVKTITNYFSPVPKPAEKPFSPPRSNNIMDYFNRKTLSSNEKIVSPEQSKENCQTAQLAEKDGSPEAAVKRPSQKRSRKSSKAARKLVESESVSLTGDDSCFIVEEPHDGRDSAAEVISSCGVLGSDTAALLVQLSAEACMTEGNATETLNVNDEHCENDSTCGNNVELKPEPNIIELSPIVPSKDKAKQVKTIARNCRKKQQHETKQSESEEKEKESSLCDVSMDVNVDESSQLNNSTVTISFEEFVRSQSQDQDDEDMDDAQGTDDEGKTTTEAKEMDSEQLASPKAEENVGSWEPILQVSPRTVTIQAEVHVSPKQEAAKAVGKLASIFNRRKGVMSPAEVVSSPHIEAGHQLPSTSFPLKRKSNVVLQEEDLELAVLESESMPKCSESERKQFMAAFKQPGLDGSKTKSGKSQGRQKQPGEKDLDEAAKVAEEDTAIPPSIDEVPAASQENKVAKKQPARKGRKKSNKDKEAVTTPAAAVAAAAGEEAVAPIVEADDKREEPLITSTPTIPAVRRSRREAVVRQMPEATAATPVRKTRKHNKSNDAAAADLPNDKPAKEKIRKTKHGVFVAEMVCPPDTKQSPIRIKFTRVHKNVSMTKAESGSEINTSLATKTSHDSKKRKQAKKLVEKARVIQQSKKGAVEGGTLRRSSRAEASTKKSYCEDEDSVICMEDDQTDPEKSKTQKSLRSLNDVLGKNKAVPGSKVASLGQEKSARKVSIFDESSHESNHPHDDEQFRARREFLKSGLPESFRKQIAKTAATKEAYSLSCSSFQPAVHVKQPPNDCPLWSLLWPESSLLCHLKELWCQTTNPLPSVSDSLCVKTQPAHRAVCEQCSGWKPEVSESVRRLLMEEVGTSNPPFPAQMFITRLLKRHSDHQQQCSASEPEAVTTVTSTTQSAEPVGGKRKRIDDEGEMTVKVAKKQRANSSEEKTSSPEPEPTKRGGRTRRAQRSRPDEGLNAKAKPSVKAAPIPSEDDSVIVLDDLLMGENTVKKDVVKEDVLWTEKYQPQHSSDIVGNAASVRRLHSWLKEWKLRADREERKKQKDKNQEEGSNDSDWDCGEEDSKDGEDMFCNTMVITGPTGVGKTAAVYACAQELGFKVFEVNASSQRSGRLILSQLKEATQSHQVDSQGVGAHKPTYFNSYGTSSSAGTLRPGSSPRKVNSPRRVVSSPRKHPQSPRGAKRGGLAPTSLANFFKMGQPTNKEMPNTKRNEQTAAPKKVIKSNEGVNKQKEPAIKSPPASTPKEKNTEEQSKKTATSLILFEEVDVIFDDDSGFLAAIKTFMTTTKRPVILTTSDSAFSTMFDGNFEEILFKTPSVLDASSFLRLVCLAEDVRTDPWDIGSLLRLNGCDIRQSLLQLQLWTRSGAGCRLTKPLMHVGKNAAEPETEEAADISAVTVPSTLPPCDTGCAESMLGLNTQPEKDIWELLRSQSAVEEALCWQLLANGRRRGVDLLYSNMEKLLPLPLKQLTTSTYKPEQSVSASQDPPSVNPKEQLSSCLQSDTLPSHARLLHTAETADCLDDGSPVKMSNRMRKNKRRHCLSDQDGLHSDSDSEDSFLSLCKPQGAPQAKEEVKETFPMTVRRKPLTPEERLKSLPVSQCLESIADFLDNMSYMDSSLLVQSEGSDSQRGMSPAGAVVKDGMTDESRVEIDGESWLRGELALEIPTAVEALSFHKCRVSVAEAWDKAQQLEGEVGKEAAAELTLPVAAHCEGYSFTQDGPCQPQLVQRRREVMESLMFRGVVGTLGNRSAAALDYLPAVRTICRSELLKEQGKVKRRFLHYLDAIHLGLERSTLQHLAEDFP